In Mytilus edulis chromosome 7, xbMytEdul2.2, whole genome shotgun sequence, a single genomic region encodes these proteins:
- the LOC139482409 gene encoding sulfotransferase 1A1-like, with product MAAPPVGRYKIGPITEKDTLVEYAMTPRHTVKTFQVGDAIQHLAPGSEESSILPDLREVLPLIQEMPVYEDDVFIIASAKTGTHWTWEIVNMLMKGKTDYEKMSKARRQLEFHYPDEFTDMPRPRVFNTHLLLHHIPKQAIEKKCKVIVVQRNPKDTVVSLFYHTKASGAFDAETTFSEFLSAWMKLETVTNHNWFYYTKKLQEMLYDQTDLPIHNVYYEDMKSNPVGEVKKIVEYLGINRADDFIHQVVDKCCFDNLKKADDTKVSALEGIPKQAFSFMYRKGEVGDWKNHFTVADNEEFDRIYNERMKGIKFTYKYTL from the exons ATGGCCGCTCCACCAGTAGGTCGATACAAAATAG GACCAATAACAGAGAAAGACACACTGGTTGAGTATGCCATGACACCACGACACACGGTAAAAACCTTTCAAGTAGGAGATGCTATTCAACATTTAGCACCAGGATCAGAGGAAAGCAGCATCCTACCTGACCTCCGGGAGGTTTTGCCACTTATACAGGAGATGCCGGTTTATGAGGACGATGTATTTATAATTGCATCTGCTAAAACAG GAACTCATTGGACATGGGAGATTGTTAACATGCTAATGAAAGGTAAAACAGATTATGAGAAGATGTCAAAAGCTAGAAGACAGCTAGAGTTCCATTACCCTGACGAATTCACAGACATGCCGAGACCTCGTGTCTTCAATACTCATCTTCTTTTACATCATATTCCAAAGCAGGCTATTGAAAAGAAGTGTAAAGTTATTGTGGTTCAGAGAAACCCAAAAGATACAGTTGTGTCTTTGTTTTACCACACGAAGGCTTCTGGGGCGTTTGATGCTGAAACTACATTTAGTGAATTCCTATCAGCATGGATGAAGCTAG AAACAGTCACAAACCACAACTGGTTTTATTATACCAAGAAACTACAAGAAATGTTATATGACCAGACCGATTTACCGATACACAACGTGTACTACGAAGATATGAAATCT aaccCAGTTGGTGAGGTAAAGAAAATCGTGGAGTATTTAGGTATAAACAGAGCTGACGACTTTATACATCAAGTTGTGGATAAGTGTTGCTTTGATAATCTGAAGAAAGCTGATGACACCAAAGTATCCGCTCTTGAAGGAATTCCGAAACAAGCATTTTCATTTATGTATAGAAAAG GAGAAGTCGGAGACTGGAAGAACCATTTTACTGTCGCAGATAATGAAGAATTTGACAGAATTTATAACGAAAGAATGAAAGGCATTAAGTTCACTTACAAATATACATTATAA